A part of Tiliqua scincoides isolate rTilSci1 chromosome 13, rTilSci1.hap2, whole genome shotgun sequence genomic DNA contains:
- the TMC5 gene encoding transmembrane channel-like protein 5: MSYHHNPYDTSPYNAYEDYDEEGSHGQNSPAVIPMNLMRSHYDVEPRALAFETPSSHQYGHAHINPSFDYEPEASYTLPNFVDAPSNPYGRRSSDTPDREEDLIRNLAAMSARERVKAVQKLPKTMKEKREIRNYLLLSAQQENEKSRWRSARMNCCTQCFYSTALTFRQFKNGLWECLQLLQFWQKTLKEIGGNFGTGVRSYFVFLTWLLAFNFFSFLVNFSFLTIPQLIAAVPNNLSFIGLEFFTGTGYFDDTVLYYGSYTNSTVRLDEGSAPYYMQLAYIFTLGLYFVICFLSLLYSMAKSFRKNFINPRLSSGHAAKLLCVWDFSITDEKAVRVKQRNLSTQIKETLSEVTTEALKLSLCQKIGQLSIHLTAWVFSSGVAVASCAGIYFFSRHNLERFLRGDKNRLENQAATLLLPVVVGLLNHVVPFFYSFFGFMEKFTYPKHQIYTTILRNVILKMSIVGILCYYWLDVVTKSESECWETIVGQDIYRLLVAEFFCCLLGSFFGEFVRRLLGTKCCQKLGVPEFDIARNVLDLIYAQTLTWIGIFFSPLLPLIQMISFLIIFYVKKVSLMLNCQPPQKAWRASQMNTVFIFLLFFPSFAGVLSVIAVTVWRLKPSETCGPFRGLPTIYEAISDWIAVLTSYPGSVWVVWIYHNLIESVHFFFILSVLVLIITYLYWQIIDGRKIMVKLLQEQIINEGKDKMFLLKKLRALQASKRPNRGDQPESAGIPEMSTFSPAAQKDHHNNGSAMLSDVLALALRARQEAEWEMEDEEFST, encoded by the exons ATGTCTTACCATCATAATCCTTACGATACCTCCCCGTACAATGCCTATGAAGACTACGATGAAGAAGGCAGCCATGGACAGAACTCACCAGCGGTGATCCCAATGAACTTGATGAGGAGCCACTATGATGTTGAACCCAGAGCTTTGGCATTCGAGACGCCCAGTTCACATCAATATGGACATGCTCACA TTAACCCTTCGTTTGATTATGAACCAGAAGCCTCATACACGTTACCTAACTTTGTCGATGCCCCAAGCAACCCTTATGGGCGCAGATCTTCTGATACACCTGATAGAG aagaaGATTTAATCAGAAACCTGGCCGCCATGTCCGCTCGAGAAAGGGTTAAAGCTGTCCAGAAGCTCCCCAAGACCATGAAAGAGAAGAGGGAGATCAG AAACTATTTGCTGTT GAGTGCTCAACAGGAGAATGAAAAATCCCGTTGGCGCTCTGCTCGAATGAACTGCTGCACCCAGTGCTTCTACAGTACAGCTTTG ACCTTTCGGCAGTTTAAGAATGGCTTGTGGGAATGTCTTCAGCTCCTTCAGTTCTGGCAGAAGACCCTGAAAGAGATTGGCGGCAACTTCGGAACCGGCGTCCGCTCCTATTTTGTTTTTCTGACGTGGCTCCTGGCGTTTAACTTCTTCTCGTTCCTCGTGAACTTCAGCTTTCTcaccatcccacagctcatagcAGCCGTGCCGAATAACCTTTCGTTCATCGGACTGGAGTTTTTCACCGGGACC GGTTACTTTGACGACACGGTGCTGTATTACGGCTCTTATACCAATTCGACAGTCAGGCTTGACGAGGGCAGCGCTCCCTACTACATGCAGCTGGCCTACATTTTCACCTTGGGCCTCTATTTTGTTATCTGCTTCTTGAGCTTGCTGTACAG CATGGCCAAGTCCTTCCGCAAGAACTTCATTAACCCTCGCCTGTCCTCGGGGCATGCCGCCAAGCTTCTCTGTGTCTGGGACTTCAGCATCACCGATGAGAAAGCCGTCAGGGTGAAACAGCGCAATCTCAGCACGCAGATAAAG GAGACTTTATCCGAAGTGACGACCGAGGCACTGAAGCTTTCTCTGTGTCAGAAAATTGGCCAGCTCTCCATCCACCTGACAGCCTGGGTCTTCTCCTCTGGAGTCGCTGTTGCCTCCTGTGCTGGCATTTATTTCTTCTCCCGCCATAACTTGGAG CGGTTTCTCCGTGGGGACAAAAATCGGCTAGAAAATCAAGCGGCCACACTACTTTTGCCGGTGGTGGTGGGTCTGCTCAACCATGTCGTGCCTTTCTTCTACTCTTTCTTTGGCTTCATGGAGAAGTTCACATATCCCAAGCACCAGATCTACACCACCATCCTCAG GAACGTGATCCTAAAAATGTCCATAGTTGGGATTCTCTGCTACTACTGGCTTGATGTTGTGACAAAGTCTGAATCGGAG tgCTGGGAAACCATTGTCGGCCAAGATATATACAGGCTGCTTGTGGCTGAGTTCTTTTGTTGCTTGCTGGGATCTTTCTTTGGAGAATTTGTACGAAG gctccTTGGAACAAAATGCTGCCAGAAACTTGGTGTGCCCGAGTTTGACATTGCTCGCAATGTCTTGGACCTGATCTACGCGCAGACTTTGACGTG GATCGGCATCTTCTTCTCTCCTCTGCTTCCGCTCATTCAGATGATCTCATTTCTCATAATATTTTACGTGAAAAAG GTCAGCCTGATGTTAAACTGTCAGCCGCCTCAGAAAGCTTGGAGAGCTTCTCAGATGAACACTGTcttcattttccttcttttcttcccgTCCTTCGCCGGAGTCCTCTCCGTAATCGCAGTCACCGTCTGGAG atTGAAGCCTTCTGAAACATGCGGGCCTTTCCGTGGCCTGCCCACTATATATGAGGCAATTTCTGATTGGATAGCAGTTCTGACCAGTTATCCTGGCTCTGTGTGGGTCGTGTGGATATATCACAACTTAATTGAAAGCGTGCATTTTTTCTTCATCCTCTCTGTCCTAGTTTT AATTATCACGTATCTTTACTGGCAGATAATAGATGGCCGGAAAATAATGGTTAAACTCTTGCAAGAGCAGATTATCAAT GAGGGCAAAGATAAAATGTTTTTACTGAAGAAGCTGCGGGCTCTACAAGCATCTAAACGCCCGAATCGGGGTGATCAACCAGAG TCTGCTGGAATACCTGAAATGAGCACCTTCTCCCCTG CGGCTCAGAAGGATCACCACAACAATGGGAGCGCTATGCTTTCAGATGTTCTGGCGCTTGCGCTACGAGCCAGGCAAGAGGCTGAATGGGAAATGGAAGATGAGGAATTTAGCACATGA